A window of Gadus chalcogrammus isolate NIFS_2021 chromosome 2, NIFS_Gcha_1.0, whole genome shotgun sequence genomic DNA:
ccccccccccccccccccctgttccaTACACTGGCTTCCTCCTGAGTATCTCTCTCGCTTGGTGCGCTCGCCCTTCCTTATGACATTGTGGTTGTGCATGTCCTCAGCCTTCCACACAGCATTCCCCAAGCAAGGTTGCACATGATTTATTCATTGAGTTGCTTTAGTTTTGAAGTCAGAAGATGACACAATTTTCCACGAACCAAATCCCCGACCTTCCTCCCCGCGTATTCCTTCCCGCCCTCCCAGGAGCAGACCGGGACGTGGACGCCGCGGCCCGCCACGTCGCCGCCATGTTTATGGCGTGTAGCGGCAGGCACGGCGCGCCGGTCTTCCACCACTTCACCACGGCCACAGACACGGCCAACATACAGGTGGTCTTCCAGGTAGCCGTGGATCAGATCATCAAGGGCAGCTTGGCAGCCGACCCTCTGCTCTAGAGGCCTCTGAGccgggctgggggtggagggatCGCTTTTTATTTGATCGGTTCAGTCCAGCACCGGTCGATCAACGTTTTGTTTCAACGTGGACGTTTGTTGTTTTATGTCGCTGTCGGTTTTGGTGATTGTTCAGTCCAaacattttaattcattttaataaaatatgtatttaagtCTGGCTGTGGGCTGTTGTCATGATTGATAAGGATGAAATGAAAAGCATTAGGAAAAAGGAACAATGATCAGTAAGTTGGAGTATGTAAGGTCTGGGTCCAGCCGAGAGTCCTCATGGTTTCATTCAGCATACAATGAAGCCCACAAACAAAGCGGGACCCCTTATCTGCGTTCAAAATGTGTCAGATCAGCCAGGGAGGAGACGGGAGAACTTTTTATATTTTAGTTCCAACACCGTTACCTTATCTTCCCTGATAGCCTAAACTTCATGTACCGAGTGACGGGTTGATTAATAATAAGCCAGTTTGTGAAGGGTGTTGGACCGGTAAAAGTAGGACCATTTTTGTGATTGGTCCGGCTAATCAATAGCCCCATTTGGCCAATTAGGTGTGGGGTCACTCCGAGTAAAGTAGTAGTAATCCTGCTTTATAAGCTCAAGGTGGGGAAGGGCTTTTTATGTCTTTTTAATGTCAATCAGGAAAACATTTGTGATCAATTTGACTGCACAGCGTTGAAGCTAATTACTGATTTGTTTGACCAAGGGTCACCAAATCCGTCGTTTGCTTTATtgtaggttttttttttttaaacaagatGCACTGAAGGACCACAACACACTTTCTCAACCTTGCCCACATACGTTTACTTAAGAATATAGGGGTTTTCGTGCTGTTTAATTTGTCAAATTGAAGCCAGTCTATTCAGATTGGGTTAAATGTGTTCATATTTAACGGTTGATCACTATCGAGTCACAATGTAGCCTGTGCTATAGGATAAACACTTCAAAAGAGGCAGGTTTTTATGCAATATGATTTATTTGGTAAAGGATAACATATTTACAATGGTATACATTTCATACAAAAATTAAGCCAAATGGTTATTGTGAAATGTTGAGCCATACAGTAGGTAACTTGTAGGCCTACACCGTGGAGGTGATGAGTTAAAGATTGTGAGGCACCATGCACCCACATCAGGCCACCATGGATGTTTTCCGGACGAAACCACTAGTCCTCCATACAATCCAAGGAATCCAGAGAAAGGTACACCTCCGCCTTGCACTTGAAAATCCCCTTGACCTTCTCGTAGAGTTCGCAGTTTTTCAGGTTTGGCGTGACCTCTTTGATGCAGACAGGCTGATGGGAGAGAAAGCGCACACATTAACGGATCACAACGCCGTTTCACGAAACCCATCTGCTCACCCGATCTACTGCTCATAACTTCTACCGCAAATTTAATAATCGTACAGGCATTAAACATTCATACATTGGGGAGACCCCGACTTCAGTGTCGCCCACGAGGGGGGCTGAATTCTCAGCTCCCTCTGTACAGCCACCTCTCACGCCGGATTAAAAAGCGAAAGCTTACCATGGACTTGAGGATAAAGTTCTGACGACTGGATTCAGAGAGTACCGCGTTTTCCGTCGTCTCTGCGCTGTCGGACAGTTCAGGCTCGGCTCTCCTTATGTAAGGGGACCTCAGGATTCCGGACAGCAAGCCCGACGCCCGGCCCACCGAGTAGTAGCTCGGACCGGACACCTGCTTGTACCACGCGTACGACGGACTGCGAGACACCAGCATGGAGACGACCATGATGCCATAAACCACCTTGATGTTCATATCGAGTGGATCGATGTTCGTATGAGGGCAGGGCTCCTCGTTGTGACTTGTGGTGGTGGATGACTTCTTATAGGGAGCCCGTGATTGCCTTCATATTTATTTCGTCCTCACAAAAAAAACCGGGGTGATCCATCTCGCCTCCTACGGGACTTCCTCTGTGGATgcatctccttttttttttttttacaaactgaATCCCTAGGGTTTTTTAGGACTGTCTGCCAGAAAGATGAGGATGATCATGATGCATTAGGCCTATTTTGTTCGGATTGTAGATTGGTAGGGgagcgcgcgtgtgcgtgtgagtgtgcgtgcgtgtgtgtgtgtgtgtgtgtgtgtgtgtgtgtgtttctcttctGCATAATCCGGTTTGACTAATTAATGGTGTGTCATTGACTTCACCAACACTAACATCAACGATCTAGCATATACCAAGTTATTTAATTATTCCCACTAATCGGTCACTGGTTCTGATAAAACTTGAATTGGCCTGTCCTTTGTCTTAGAGCTAGGTGTAGTGTGAGTGAAATGCCTGCCGCATGTGGTGTGGTCCCAATTCAATTCAGACATATTCTAAAGAATTTGTGAAAATTCACAAAAGGTTATCAATCTTCCACCAATGGCGGAAAAAAACATCGTTTGCATCCTACCACAGTGTAAAAATGCTGTGTGCTGTCTTGGCATGGCAGCAGCTGGGTATTGCACTGAGTGGATAAAATGACCAGCATATTGTATAAGAGGGCAATGCACTATACAATCACACCAACCAGCCACGAAGGGCAATCAACCCCGCACACTGAAGCATTGATCTAAACCAAACTAATATAAAAATACATAGGTTATTCTATGATATTATGATcatattatgatattataatattCAGCTAATTCTTCAATAATTTTGATTCGTTTTTTTCTGTGGGACTATGTTTGCTTTTTTGTATAAATGACCTTAGGTGAAATGATAGCAGTAGGCCTATCACAGAATAAGATTAAATGTAGATTGAAAACCAATTGGTCTCAGTTTCTGATTCAAATGTTGAAGCAGCTCATTTTCTGGAGAGGGGGTTGAAATGTTTAAACATTTAGTGTACTACTGGCCTCTAGTGGATTTATAGGAGTATTACAGGTACATCAAACGTTTACAAACGTTCATAGGCCTACGATATGCTATAATGATtggatgtgttttgtgttttttcactgcagatttgaaaaataaggtgaactttattttatttggtaTATAGAAGAGACTCagtaagtgtaggcctacttgtaagACGACAATTGTTTTCCATTTCCTATATGTATCTAAACTATTAAAGACTAATGGGCCTATTTTGCATTATTTCCCTAGAATAAATCAATGATCATAAGTTACACAACTTTACTACAACCTGTTAATACGATTTGCTAGATTCGAACCAAAAGTAATGTTTAATTGTCTCACAATTGTATAAACACTTGAAATAATACCAAACTGAACACAATGTTTTTCCGCGAATATATTGCATCACTTTTCTTCTGAACAGTTGTCATGGGGGTGCACATATTATAGACATCATCTCGTCTCCGTCCCCGCTTTCATTTCCAGGAAGGTCCGACTGCAGTTGTCTTCTCGCTTTGGTTAACGCCCATTCATAATAAACCGAAACTTAAAACTCCTCTACCAGTTCTCCTCCACTACTTGTAGG
This region includes:
- the LOC130370273 gene encoding neuropeptide B-like, with amino-acid sequence MNIKVVYGIMVVSMLVSRSPSYAWYKQVSGPSYYSVGRASGLLSGILRSPYIRRAEPELSDSAETTENAVLSESSRQNFILKSMPVCIKEVTPNLKNCELYEKVKGIFKCKAEVYLSLDSLDCMED